tatcagaggtttggacttaaacagatgtttgtgcttaaacagatgtttggtcataaacagatgtttcacctttaacagatgttttgccttaaacagatgtttgtgCTTAAACAAATATTTGGTCATAAACAGATGTttcaccttaaacagatgtttcaccttaaacagatgttttgccttaaacagatctttggccttctatatcagatatttggacttaaacagatgtttggccataaacagatctGTGGCGTTAAacgaaacatctgtttaaggtcaacatctgtttgactattggtcaacatcttattgacttttggtcaacatctgttttaattttggtcaacatctcatttagtattcaacagaactttgaataactcaatatctgtttaatttgttgcttcgttttcttgaattctatgtaattttgtaaagcagtacaaaaacaaacatttttacaaaatcccaaGTCACCCTATCATTaaagtaattttgtaaagtagttTGCTCTCAACgtaatggaattgctgttgaataaagctattaatcattaatttatatcaattttgtaagtctgcagtaattatttttttactctctgtcaatatatatatatgttatgcatggttttctaagaaacgacccgtgtttgcacacgggtcttaccgctagtactatataataaaagaaaccacttttggaacacttgtcatcatattaagcAATCtccttatagataattattatttttgtttaatattatttagtttaatatattatattatagataacccttctactaaatattattaatttaatatcttataaataattattatttagtttaatccccttctcatttataatattatttatttgaattaattatatttgaatgttttgtttagtttggtatcaaatagattttacgaaacttaaaataaaaataactaatattatttatcatttatacatttacggagttttaattAAAAGGTTAAATtaagacttcgttaacaaattttgcaacaacaaaataatctatttttatcacgaaaatcaaactttgtattaatatattaaatatttttattttcactatacaaaattacatttattcgacccatgtaatacatgaggttttttaagatataactttttattatttgatatataaaattagatatATTGAATTCGTACAGTACAcagggttttttaaggatatatattttttattatttagtacagaaaattacacttattcaaaccgtgtaatgttCATATTtataaagatgtaattttttttattatttggtaaagaatattacatttattcaacccgtgtaatacacgtggttttaaagatataacatttttatttggtgtataaaactacatttattcaacccgtacaatatggttatTATAGAtacaactttttattatttaatatataaaattatatttatttaacccgtgcaataaatgaggtttttaaagatatattgttttattatttagtatataaaatttatttattcaactcgtgtaatacacggggttataacctagtatatgttataaaaaaggaaaaaaaattaaaaatatgttattaaaagtaaatataatagtaaactattataatatattaaataaaaaaataaagaaaagctatatattattataaaaataaagttactatttatcAAAGTtcatcaacaatatatatatatatgtatatatatatagtggatggttcaaatgaaaaccacttttattgtgaaaactcgaaaactaactaaaaaagcctaaaaaaacctaaaaaacatacaaaaaattttttttttttttttacaattgttttttagaaaaatcgctactttttatatatggaaaaaaaatttcaaaaaaaaaaaaaaaaattggttgtactgcacatgtgcactaatacggaaagcctaaaccacttaacccaccccccaccgacaccccccaaaaacctaaaccccccacccccccccccaaaacctaaattcaccctcccaccaaaagcctaacccccccccccctaaaaaaaaaacctaaacccccccaccccccaccctcccgaaaacctaaaactaaaccctaaacataaacccgaaaaaaacctaacccccccacccccaccccccaaaaacctaaacccccctcccccccccccccacacccaaaaacctaatcctaatcctaaacctccaaaaaaactaaccctaaaagctaaactagaataaaaaaactaattttaagcatgtaatgcacattgtagtacatgttatattgcacatgtgcactactataataatagtattgaaaacaagacgacaccataaatctttttttatgtcataaaaaatatgctcgaatatacttgaatgaaagataagaaaatttgtgatcttatggtgccatttttgttttaaaatgataacgtatggagaaatgggaaatgtttgaaaagttatatattttttgttccaattttacccctccttcattaaaagtcttccctccctcctttttagtgggttttagttagttttctagttttcacaataactagtggttttcatttgaaccttcccctatatatatatatatctaaaaaggagggagggaagacttttaatgaaggaggggtaaaattggaacaaaaaatatataacttttcaaacatttcccatttctccatacgttatcattttaaaacaaaaatggcaccataagatcacaaattttcttatctttcattcaagtatattcgatcatattttttatgacataaaaaaagatttatggtgtcgtcttgttttcaatactattattatagtagtgcacatgtgtaatataacatgtactacaatgtgcattacatgcttaaaattagttttttgattctagtttagcttttagggttagtttttttggaggtttaggattaggattaggtttttgggtgtgggggggaggggggtttaggtttttggggggtggggggttaggtttttttcgggtttatgtttagggtttagttttaggttttcgggagggtggggggtggggggtttaggttttttttttttttgggggggggggggggttaggcttttggtgggagggtgaatttaggttttggggggggggggtggggggtttaggtttttggggggtgtcggtagggggtgggttaagtggtttaggctttccgtattagtgcacatgtgcagtacaaccaaaaaaaaattttttttttttttgaaattttttttccatatataaaaagtagcgatttttctaaaaaaaattgtaaaaaaaaaattttctgtatgttttttaggtttttttaggcttttttagttagttttcgagttttcaaaataaaagtggttttcatttgaaccatcccctatatatatatatatataggattaggttcaagagtgaacactagtgtagcttgcaaactgagtgaactaatcttggccatacacgtgtgtagatcaatggccatgatttgatgttgaaatacactagtgtattttacgatttgatgatgagatcctggccatacacgtgtgtagatcaatggccaggatttgttcactcagttcgcaaatacactagtgttcactctagaaccccaccctatatatatatatatatatatatatatatataaaatatagaaagtataatgtacttcacaccttaacgtacgttaacgtacttcacgaaatatataacatgcgtaattatttttttgactaaaataacgtgcgtgattttggatcccatgcgtgattatatggtcccatgcgtgattatatgttccatgcgtgattatacccctgatccaacggttaccattgtctcctacgtgaagtatgataagccgtgaagtatgttaaccttactctattatataatataatagtaATTATGTTAATAACGCGTTATGGGTTTATATAAGCCAGTTTCATGTATGTTAATTTAagcaataaaattaaaaaaatcttaggtagttattttttttaaataagataaAATTCTTACAGGAAGTGGGAGACCTGGAAAGTAAAGTGAGGTTTGGAAGTAAACAATTTTTCAGCCTCTTAATACATCAATACCAACCCACCAAACCCTAAAATCTGGTTCATTCCCACTTACTAATTATCTTCTTCTATCCACTACCAACAAAAACATACTTTTAAATTAAATTGGCTTTTAAAACCAACACATTTTCATCGTAttaatcaaaaagtcaaacaCTAATATTTCCTCAACAACTCAAACATATAACAGTGTCTTTTGAGTCTTCTATATAAGTCCATTTATATCAACTTCACAAACCACCAATCAAAACATTATTCATTTCTTTGTATTCTTTCAAGATTTCACTTTCTTCACAAATCCAAGGGTGAAATAAAATGGCTTTTAAACACACACATCTATTCCTTACACTACTAGTGATTGCTTCTACGTTTGCTATGGGATTGAGCAATAGGGACTTCGAAAAGAGTTCTAAAAACTGGAACTTCTGGTTTAATTATACAAATTGGCCACCAAGACATCCGAATCCTACTCCAAGTTCGAGAAAGATCATTGTTGGAGGTTCTGATAATTGGCGTTTTGGCTTTAACTACACCGAATGGGCAATGAAGAGTTCCCCATTCTTCTTTAATGATACTCTAGGTATGTATCTTTATAATGCATGTGAAATTTGTAGCCTATCACATTTATAACTATAGTATATAGTAGGAGGTGGCACATGTGGGGTTGTTAGGTTAGTGTGTTGGCAACATATATGTTTATTAGTATCAAATCATCAAATTTAATCTAAACCGGATACATTTGTCACCATGAAACCAAAAAAAGTATTGTGTAAGCCATTCATCGAGTTGACAAGTCAATACATGTCGGCAATATCTAAATGGAAAGTAATCATGtagcaaataaaataaattaacgGGTTGAACTAAAGTTGTAACCAGGTTAAGCATATCCTAAATGCtatatatatatcattctaaAGTGGTTAACGGCCTAGTTTTAATCTAATGTAAACTTGACCGACAATTTAGATGACTTGAACATAACACAACTATTTAACTCTCATTTATATAGTTAGGGGCATTGTTAGTTAATACCCATTGACCATGTTTTAATGTTTAAATGAATGGTACTTCAGTGTTCAAGTTTGATCCACCAAGTGAAAACAATCAGCATCCACACAGTGTCTATTTGCTACCAAATCTTTGGAGCTTTTTAACATGTGATCTGAGATGGGCTAAACAAGTGGCAAAAACAACAGACGGTCGAGGGGAGGGATTCGAGTTCGTGCTTAACAAGTGGAGGCCGTACTACTTTGCTTGTGGGGAAAGCAATGGCTTCCACTGTCGGTCTGGGATGAAATTTTTCGCAATGCCGTTGTTTCCTTGGTACTAAATGTCCCAGTTTATATTGTTCGAAGGTCTTCAATTAGTTGATCCCTTGTTTTACACATTATTACTATTCCAAGCTCAAGGTTTATAAGTACGCTTAATAAGTGAGTCACACATTAATATATGCTGTTTGTATCAATTTATTTGAGCGATTAATACGAAGTTGTAATAGATACGGTTTTTGTCTTTATTATGTTTACTTGTTAAATATTGTTGATACGAAAACCCGTAGCAAACCCGAAGCAAAACCGAATGCCAAGAGGAGTCTTGGAGTTAGTGGGAGTCGCTCAAGACAACAAGATGCACTCAAGTCTATCCTTGTGGCTGTTTTGTGCATAGTTATTAAAGACGTTAGacgcataggcctcgcctggggctTAGACGCAAAAAAAAGCATGGGCCTGAGGAAAAAAAAAGCGCCcagcaaaaaaaattaaaatatttttGTATGAACAGAAAgttaatactattcttcaaataaaataaacgagttaaatgtcattttagtccctgtggtttgggctattttgccagtttagtccaaaggtttcatttttaacctgtgggtccaaaaaggtttcacagttgccattttagtccactgggttaacttcatccattttttcttttaacgagaaggccaatttggtaattttgtatgtaattctgttaactaaaagggcaattcaaccatataaaatgaccgaattggtcttctcgttaacagaaaaaatggatggagttagctcagtggactaaaatggtaactgtgaaacctttttggatccacaggttaaaaatgaaacctttggactaaactggcaaaatgacccaaaccacagggactaaaatgacatttaactctaaaataaactaaagctattatataacatttaatatcgtctatttagtaccaaaatttataaaatgctagtttattagtgtagaaaagtagtttcaTTAGATTAAAGTAGAAATCTAGTTGTGATCTTGCaagaatttagagaatttggccggaaTCTTCGCATGAACCATCAaatggagaattaaagcgcagtTGCCTTGACTTAAGGCGCAATTACCTCTTCTCGCTTGGAAAcagggcctaggcgcaagaggcgatgacTTTTAacaactagggttttgtgtgttgtGACTCGTGACCCCTTTGATCTTGCTACTTGACTCTAGCAAGATCAAGATCAAAACCATGCCCATATGATTTACATATTCATTTTTGCTATTATGGTTGCCTTTAATAAATGTTATTACACATCAACCTAATACCAAAACGCATTcttaaaaaaaaggtttttcATGAAATCGAGAAAAAGCAAGTTCtagaaacttgtaatttttttaTAACCACCAGagttttaaaacatgtttttctCACATCTTTGAAACTCATAAACTTAATAGTCTTCACTATTAACTTTAATTGGTTATTTCAagtcgcgacaaacttagttttatAGGTTATCTAAAACTAATTGTCTCGAGAGGTGAAAGGGTCCTTTTGGTAAAGTCACATTTTAATATCTAAATTAAAACCGACTATAACGACCCTATTTGATAAATTGTCAAAATTCTCCTCGAGGTTTGAGAATTGTCAAAATCGTCTATGAGTTAACGATACATTCTAAGTGAGTTAGTGATTTGAATAGTAATAAcaacaaaaaggaaactttgAGACCTAAACacaaaatgttttatttttgtactgaaGTGATAAAAGTGACCTAAACTAATTAATGAACCATTTTGGCATTTTAGCGTGGTTATTTCTCGCGAATCAACTTCATCCAAAAGGGTAAGAACACCCTCGTCCCAAGCTCAA
This is a stretch of genomic DNA from Helianthus annuus cultivar XRQ/B chromosome 16, HanXRQr2.0-SUNRISE, whole genome shotgun sequence. It encodes these proteins:
- the LOC110917610 gene encoding uncharacterized protein LOC110917610 translates to MAFKHTHLFLTLLVIASTFAMGLSNRDFEKSSKNWNFWFNYTNWPPRHPNPTPSSRKIIVGGSDNWRFGFNYTEWAMKSSPFFFNDTLVFKFDPPSENNQHPHSVYLLPNLWSFLTCDLRWAKQVAKTTDGRGEGFEFVLNKWRPYYFACGESNGFHCRSGMKFFAMPLFPWY